A part of Amphiprion ocellaris isolate individual 3 ecotype Okinawa chromosome 16, ASM2253959v1, whole genome shotgun sequence genomic DNA contains:
- the LOC111562832 gene encoding TBC1 domain family member 12-like: METTTENGGSLAVDLNENEEEAGGDGAGKSGHTALKDRSLALLAGVSGGQEAGRGRIYVTGNGRNVNRDAPGQPAAHGRNIMLDLVAAESYLPGRLIDSCVISGGCGDHGGLNGFTESLGQEEPPMAGGGEAAAAAAGGGGGTADASCPAVCGGRVSAETDPQMHPAGQTGGGTQGTGQEVKEGGCNRISLPCSGKHRRNCACPEAALCPDVNMPNGGADSPGHGAPEGDTAYSKHAGLFSSQLLGQRLGLCDVDCEEVKVANGGLHIVNTATCDSPDSDNNTDIHPESRREKEAGSGCCRSGHLASRCPGEDVPDAAELLHLPDPSKDSLNPGSSAKPPSPCPSSPLSEPTTREDEEDFSDLNLPARPQSLRTIPNLAVSLSCDATPLSPDEDGGFYFGDECYEEDFRTVLEAGRRQSAPDKLPDLTEQTDGSDPKLMPKRFGIADFFTRSLFSRKSKEPKATSHNATGWRLFGKTAAREGDSSKDLASTPTAQEFAQQEQETDLGVSSCLERPLAAGRRKNLEFEPLSTTALILEDRPANLPAKSTEETQRHKLEYEEMVAGAKRRELKEAQKKKRQMKERHRQEDSISNAMVIWNTEILPHWDSMKGTRRVRELWWQGLPPSVRGRVWSLAIGNELNITPELYEIFLSRAKEKWRSYSETSSVNDSESDGGASLADRESSLDLIKLDISRTFPSLFIFQKGGPYHDLLHSVLGAYTCYRPDIGYVQGMSFIAAVLILNLEEAEAFITFANLLNKPCQMAFFRVDHELMLKYFSAFEIFFEENLPRLFSHFQTNNLTPDLYLIDWIFTLYSKSLPLDVACRVWDVFCRDGEESLFRTGLGILRLFEDVLLQMDFIHIAQFLTRLPEDLQSHTLFNAMANTHMISRNRRWAQVFSALMKDGNKDMEKNTSPALRS; the protein is encoded by the exons ATGGAGACGACGACGGAGAACGGAGGGTCGTTAGCCGTCGACCTGAACGAGAACGAAGAAGAAGCAGGGGGAGACGGAGCGGGGAAATCGGGTCACACCGCACTCAAAGACCGCAGCTTGGCCCTGCTAGCCGGTGTCAGCGGGGGTCAGGAGGCCGGCAGGGGTCGTATTTATGTGACAGGTAACGGGAGGAATGTAAACAGAGACGCCCCCGGACAGCCGGCCGCACACGGCAGGAACATCATGCTGGACCTGGTGGCGGCGGAGAGCTACCTCCCTGGCCGCCTGATTGACAGCTGTGTGATTTCGGGGGGTTGCGGCGACCACGGCGGCCTGAACGGATTTACTGAGTCACTCGGTCAGGAGGAGCCGCCGATGGCCGGAGGAGGGgaagcagcagcggcagcagcaggaggaggaggagggaccgCAGACGCTTCCTGCCCAGCTGTGTGCGGGGGTCGAGTTTCAGCCGAGACGGACCCGCAGATGCACCCCGCGGGACAGACCGGAGGGGGAACCCAGGGCACCGGACAGGAGGTAAAGGAGGGTGGCTGTAACAGGATTTCTCTGCCATGCTCGGGGAAGCACCGGCGGAACTGCGCTTGCCCAGAGGCGGCTCTCTGTCCGGATGTAAACATGCCCAACGGGGGTGCTGACAGCCCGGGGCACGGCGCTCCGGAGGGGGACACTGCTTATAGTAAACACGCCGGGctgttttccagccagctgCTGGGTCAGAGACTCGGTTTATGCGACGTGGACTGTGAGGAAGTGAAAGTAGCCAACGGTGGTTTGCACATCGTGAACACCGCGACATGTGACTCTCCAGACTCCGACAACAACACCGACATTCATCCGGAGAGCAGGCGAGAAAAAGAGGCCGGGTCTGGGTGCTGTCGGAGCGGGCATCTGGCCTCTCGGTGCCCGGGGGAGGATGTGCCAGATGCGGCTGAGCTCCTCCACCTTCCCGACCCCTCCAAGGACTCCCTCAACCCGGGATCAAGTGCCAAACCGCCCTCGCCCTGCCCCTCCAGCCCGCTGTCCGAGCCCACCACCagggaggacgaggaggactTCAGTGACCTCAATTTACCCGCCAGGCCGCAGAGTCTGAGGACTATCCCCAACCTTGCGGTGTCCCTGAGCTGCGATGCCACCCCGCTGTCCCCCGACGAGGATGGGGGCTTTTATTTCGGAGACGAGTGCTACGAGGAGGACTTCAGGACGGTTCTGGAGGCGGGTCGCAGGCAGAGCGCCCCGGACAAGCTGCCGGACCTGACCGAGCAGACGGACGGCTCGGACCCCAAGCTGATGCCAAAGAGGTTCGGCATCGCTGATTTCTTCACCAG GAGCCTGTTTTCTAGGAAATCCAAAGAGCCCAAGGCGACGTCCCACAATGCAACGGGGTGGCGACTGTTCGGCAAGACGGCAGCCAGAGAGGGTGATTCGAGTAAAGACCTCGCCTCCACGCCGACCGCACAGGAG tTTGCTCAGCAGGAGCAGGAGACGGACTTGGGCGTGTCCTCGTGTCTGGAGCGCCCCCTGGCTgcagggaggaggaagaacctGGAGTTTGAGCCTCTTTCCACCACAGCACTCATCCTGGAGGACCGGCCAGC GAATCTGCCTGCCAAGTCTACGGAGGAAactcagagacacaaactggaGTACGAGGAGATGGTGGCAGGAGCCAAGAGGAGAG AGCTTAAAGAAGCCCAGAAGAAGAAGCGTCAGATGAAGGAGCGtcacagacaggaggacagcaTCTCCAACGCCATGGTCATCTGGAACACCGAGATCCTGCCTCACTGGGACTCCAT GAAAGGCACGAGGCGGGTCAGAGAGCTGTGGTGGCAGGGACTTCCACCCAGCGTCAGAGGGAGAGTGTGGAGCCTCGCTATCGGCAACGAGCTGAACATCACACCAG AGCTCTACGAGATCTTCCTGTCCAGAGCCAAAGAGAAGTGGAGGAGTTACAGTGAGACCAGTTCAGTCAACGACAGTGAGAGCG aTGGAGGGGCATCACTGGCTGACAGAGAATCAAGTCTGGACCTCATCAAACTGGACATTTCCAGAACCTTCCCCTCGCTCTTCATCTTCCAGAAG GGCGGTCCATATCATGACCTCCTCCACAGTGTCCTGGGGGCTTACACCTGTTACCGACCTGACATTGGATAT GTCCAGGGAATGTCGTTCATTGCTGCTGTGCTCATCCTCAACCTGGAGGAGGCCGAAGCCTTCATCACCTTCGCCAACCTGCTCAACAAACCCTGTCAGATGGCCTTCTTCAGAGTCGACCACGAACTG ATGTTGAAGTATTTCTCAGCCTTTGAGATTTTCTTTGAGGAGAACCTGCCTCGTCTCTTCAGCCATTTCCAAACCAACAACCTGACCCCCGACCTCTATCTGATTGACTG GATCTTCACTCTGTACAGTAAGTCCCTCCCTCTGGACGTGGCTTGTCGGGTTTGGGACGTCTTCTGTCGGGACGGGGAGGAGAGCTTGTTTCGGACGGGACTGGGAATCCTACGTCTGTTCGAGGACGTCCTGCTGCAGATGGACTTCATCCACATCGCCCAGTTCCTTACCCGCCTGCCGGAGGACCTGCAGTCGCACACTCTCTTCAACGCCATGGCCAACACTCACATGATCAGCAGGAACCGCCGCTGGGCTCAG gtGTTTTCTGCATTGATGAAGGATGGAAATAAAGACATGGAGAAAAACACCAGCCCGGCTTTGAGGAGCTAA